In Deinococcus aquaedulcis, the genomic stretch TCAGGGTCAGGCCGCGCGGGTAGCGGTAGATGCGGCTGAATTCCTGCACGGCCAGTCCCACGGTGGGCGTGTACACCACCGGCAGCATCTCCTCGACATGGCGGGAGAGCAGCGCGTAGAACAGCACCTCGTTGCGGTCCTGCAGGTTGCGCAGAAACACATGTTTGTCCAGGGGCTCCGGGATAGCGCGGTACTCGGCATACTGCCGCTCGACCAGTTCGTCCAGTGTGTCGATCTGTGGGGCCAGCAGGCCGTCCAGGCCCAGGGCCCGGCGCTCGGCCTCGGTAAAGGCCGTGCCCTTGTTCAGCAGCGGAAAGCGCAGCAGCGAAAAGCCCCGCACCAGGGGCCGCAGGTACAGCTGGCCCTCCGGGTCGCGGCGCACGTCGTAGTGGTCGGTCAGCGGCAGGGGGGGACGGGTCACGGGCGGGCCTCCAGGGTCAGGGGATGGCGGTTCATGTCCTTGTAAAGCAGATATTTGGTCCAGTCGCGCCCCAGCGCGCCGTACCACTGCGGGCAGTGCGCGCCCATCCAGATCACGTCGCCGGCCTGCACCGGGTGGTAGTGGTCCTGCAGCTTGTACAGCCCCTCGCCGGACAGCATCAGCAGGCCGTGTTCCATGTAGTGCATCTCGGTGTAGGGCAGCGTGGCCCCCGGCGCAAAGGACATGGTGCTCATCATGAAATCGAAGCGGGGGTCATCGGGCAGCAGCTTGCGCGCAATCAGGCGCTCGTCGCCCTCAAAGGGCGCGCCCGGGTTGTCCTGCTCATTGCCCCAGCACACCGGCGGCGGCGGGGTACCGGGGGCTGGCTCGTAGGGCTTTTCAAACACGGCCACGCGGCTGGGCGTCTGGGCGCGCAGCGTGTGTGCCGCGCCCGCCGGCAAGAACACATGGTCCGACGGGCCCAGGGTGCGCGTCTCGCCCTCCACCTGCACGTCCAGGTTCCCCTCTAAGACAAACACGAAGCGCTGAAAGCCGTGCTCGCTCTCCCGGGCCTGGGCGCCCGCCGGCAGCTCGGCGGTGTACTGCATGAAACGCGCCCCCAGGCCCATCACCGGGGCAATGTGCAGGGTGACCGCGCAGCCCGGCCACTCGGCCAGGGCGGTGCGCACGAAGGTGTCGGGGGTCAGGACCGCGTGTGAAGGGTGCAGGGCCGAGCGGGTCACGCCAAGGTGCTTCATGGGCCTCCAGCGGGGGTGAGAGAGGGGGCGGGGTCCAGTGGGGCTGGGGTCAGCAGCTGCCCGCGCCCGTCGCCAAACCACGCCCCCTGGTCGGTGAGGCGGTAGACGGGCTGGCCGCGCAGATAGGTGGCCTGCACGCGGCCCCGGAAACGCTCGCCCCGGTAGGGGTTGCCCCTGTGGCGGTCGTGCAGGTCGGTCAAGGTAAAGGGCTCGTCCAGTCGCACCAGCGCAAAGTCGGCGTCGTGGCCCACCCGCAGGGCGCCCTTGCGCGCCAGTCCAAAGCGCCGCGCTGGGTGCAGGGCACTGACCGCCGCCAGCAGGGCCAGCGGTACGTCCCGGCGCCAGTGGCCGTCCTCAAGCAGCACGTTCAGGGTGGACTGCGCCCCACTGATGCCGCCCCACAGGGCGAAAAAGTCGTCGCCCGTCTTCAGGTCCGGGGGGGCCGGCGAGTGATCCGAGCCCACGGTGTCAATCTGCCCGGCCTTCAGGGCGGCCCACAGGGCTTCTCGCTCGCTGGCCGGGCGCAGCGGCGGCGCGCACTTGAGCAGCGGTCCGGCGCGCTCCACGTCTTCGTCCGTGAAGTGCAGGTAGTGCGGGCAGGTTTCGGCCGTCACGTCCACGCCCCGGGCACGCGCCTCGGCGGCCAGCAGCGCGGCGCGCGCCGTGCTGAGGTGCACCAGATGCAGCGCCGCGCCCGTTTCCTCGGCAAACAGCAGCGCGCGCGACACCGCCTCGGCCTCGGTGATCGGCGGGCGCGAGGCGAGGTAATCGCGCGCGCCGTGGTGGCCCGCCGCCTGCGCGGCCTGGGCCAGTGCGCGGGTGAGGGGATCACTCTCGGCGTGGGTGGCGACCACCCGGCCCAGGCGCTTGGCCGCGCGCATGCCCTCGTACAGCGTGGCGTCGTCCGCGGCCGGGAACTCGTCCAGGCCGCTGTGGCTCATGAACGCCTTGAAGCCCACCACGCCGCACGCAGCCAGATCATCCAGTTCGCTCAGGTTCAGCGGGGTCAGGCCCCCCCACAGGCCAAAATCCAGCCGCGAGTGCGCCTCGCCCGCCGCCCGCTTGGCCTGGAAGGCCGCGCGGTTCAGCACCGGCGGGCTGGAATTGAGCGGCATGTCCAGAAAGCTGGTGGCCCCGCCCGCCGCCAGCGCCCGGGTGCCGGTGTCAAAGCCTTCCCAGTGGGTGCGTCCGGGTTCGTTCAGGTGCACGTGGGCGTCCACCACCCCGGGAAAGACGTGCAGGCCCCGGGCATCCACCTCCTGGCGTGCCGGGGCGTAAACCTCCAGCGCCAGACTCACGATCTGGCCGTCCCGCACCCCCAGGTCGGCCGGCATGGGGCCGCTGGGCGTGACCAGGGTGCCGCCCCGAATCAGCAGGTCCAGGCTCATGCGCCGTGCTCCCCGGCCCCATGCTGCCCGGCCAGCGCCAGCACCGCGCGCACCGCCACGCGCAGGGCGGCGTCCACGTCCTCTAGGTTCACCGTTTCGTCCGGGTGGTGGCTCAGGGCATTCGGTGAGCGCAGAAACAGCATGGCGGCGGGCATCCGCGTGGCCAGCACCATCGCGTCGTGGCCCGCGCCGCTGGGCAGGTCCGGGGCGTTCAGGCCCTCGGCCGCCGCCGCGCGCTGTAGGGCGGCGCGCAGGCCGGGGTTCATAGGCACGGCGGGCTGGGTCATGGTTTCGGTGACGGTCAGGGTTACGCCACGTTCGGCGGCCAGGGCGTGGGCCTGGGCCAGCAGGGTTTTCAGGGCCTCCTGGCGCGCGGCGTCCTGCTCATGGCGGATATCCAGGGTGGCGTGCGTTGCTCCCGGAATCACGTTGATGGCGCCGGGGTGGGCGCTCAGCATCCCTACGGTGGCCACCAGCCCCGGCGTAGCGCGCGCCAGCTCCTCGGCGGCCACCACGAAGCGCGCGGCGGCGGCCAGGGCGTCTCTGCGGTGCGCCATCGGTGTGGTGCCCGCGTGCGCGGCCTGCCCGGCGAAGTCCAGCCGCAGGCGGTTTTGCCCGGCAATCGCCGTGACCACCCCCAGCGGCGCGCCCGCCGCCTGCAGCACCGGCCCCTGCTCAATGTGCAGTTCCAGGAAGCCCAGGGCCGGCCCGCGCACTTCGGCCTCTGGCAGCTCGGCAGGGGTCAGGCCGTACGCCTCCAGGGCCCCGCGCACGCTGATCCCCTGCGCGTCCTGGCGGTCCAGCAGGTCATCCAGGGTGCCCACCAGGGCCCGGCTGCCAATGAATGGCACGCCGAAGCGCACCCCTTCTTCTTCGCTAAAGGCCAGCAGTTCCAGGGCAAAGGGCAGCGGCGTGCCGCGCAGGGCCTCGGCCACCGCGTAGGCCAGGGTCACGCCCAGCACGCCGTCGTAGGCGCCGGCATTCGGCACGGTGTCCACATGCGAGCCCAGGTACAGGGTGGGCGACTCCGGGGTGGGCCCTTCGCGGCGCGCGCGCAGGTTGCCGGCGGCGTCCAGGCGCACGTTCAGGCCCAGGTCGTGGGCCCAGGCGCTCAAGTACGCCGTGACCTCGCGGCTCTGGGGACACAGAAAGGTGCGGGTGATCTCGCCGGGGGTTTCGGTGAAGCGGGCCAGTTCGGCGCAGGCCGCCAGCGCCCGGCGCGCCAGGGGGCCCAGGTCGGCAACAGGGGACAGGTGATCATGATGGGGGGCGGTCAAGGGGGGCCTCCGGGGCACGCAGGCCCGGCCCACACAGGCCCAGCACCTGGGCCTCGTGGGGAAAGTAGGCGGGGGGCGTGGGCGAGAGCACCAGATGGTCCAGCAACTGGGCTTCGGGGGACAGGTCCGGGGTCAGGCGGCGGCGCAGGGCGAGGTAGGCGCCCGGGGTCAGGGGGCGGCCGTCCTGAAGCGGGGCCTGCACCCGCACCCACTGGCCCAGCAGCGCGCGGGCCAGTTCGGCGGTGGCGGTGTCTTCCAGTCGCCCCGCGCGCTCCACAACCCCCTGCCCAGCGAACCACGCGCGGAACACCGCCAGGGCCAGGGCCGCCGTGTCCTCTACCTCGGCGGGGTCCAGCGGGCCAGGGTCGGGCAGGGCCAGCAGGCGCGCTGGGGTAACAGGGTTCAGGGGGAGAGGCGCCGTGGCCGCTGTTGCCAGCCCCGCACGCACCGCCCCAATCAGGTCGGGGCGGCCGGCCCACGCGCCCACAAAGCCCTGGGCCGCTTCCCGCGCCTTGTCGGCCTGCACGGCGGCCAGAGCCGGGCCAGGGTCGCGGGAGTCCGGGCTCAGCGCCGCCGTGCCGCCCACCGCCTGCGCGCCGCGCGCCTGGCACACGGCGACCAGAGCCTCGGCGTAGGCGCGCATGGCGTCCACGTCCATGCCCAGCCCGGAGCGGGGCGGCAGCGGGCCGGGCCAGGTGGGGCCCACCGTTTTCACCACGCTGAACACGTAGTCCCAGCGTCCGGCGTTCAGGCCATACGCCCAGTCGCGCAGTTCGGAGAGCAGGCGGTCGGCGGCCAGCAGCCCCGGCCACGTTTCAATCTGCAGGCACACGCGCAGGGTGCCGCTCGGCAGGCCCAGGTGCGCCTCGGCCGTGCGCAGGGCCAGCGCCCACGCCTGAGCCTGGGCCACCGTTTCCAGCTTGGGCAGGTACAGGTGCGGCACGCGGCCAGGAAGCGCCGTCAGCAGCGCCGCCAGATCGCACAGGGCCGCGCGGGCGGGCCTGCCACCGAACGTCAGCCCTGGCTGCCGGGCATACAGCGCCCGGGGCCGGGCCAGCCACGACCCGGGCGAGGTCAGCGCCCCCGGCAGCGCCCCGTAAGCGGCGGCCACGTTGGCGGGGGTGGGCGCAAAGGTATCGTCGAAGTCCAGCACCACGGCGTCGGCGTCGCTGCCCAGGGCGGCGGCCAGGGCCGCTTGGTCGCTGGCCTCCACGATCAGTTCGGCGCGGCCGGCCTTCAGGTCCGGGGGCGCGGGGGCCGCGCAGTAAGGGGGTGGGGAAGAGGGCGGCGTGGCCGGGGCCGCCGCGTCCACTTCAGGCCAGTGCGCCGCCAGCGCCTCGTGTAGCCGGGCGGCCAGGGCGTGGGCGGCGGGGGACAGCGGCCCGTTCAGGGGGGCCCCGGGCGGTCAGCTGGGGTCATGCGGCGCAGCATAATACGGCCGCCGCCTGGGGCGGGCGGATCGGTGCATTCCGGGCCCCGGGCCGGCCACCCGGATATCAGGCTGCCTTCGCGGCGGTGAGGGCTTATTCTGCGGCGCCCTCTGTGGCCTCAGGCCCTGTGCCGCCCGGCTCGGCGAACAGCGCCACAAAGAGGTCGACCAGTTGCGGATCAAAGTGGCGGCCCCGCTGGGCGCGCAGTTCGGCCAGCGCCGCCTGGGCCGACCACGCCGGCTTGTAAGGGCGCGCGTGGGTCAGGGCGTCATACACGTCGCACACCGCAAAGATCCGCGCGAGCAGCGGAATGGCCTCGCCGCTGAGCCCCAGGGGATAGCCGCTGCCATCCCAGCGCTCGTGGTGATGCCGGATCACGTTCAGGGCCTCAGGGGGCAGGGTGGGCATGCGCGAGGCGATCTCGTAGCCGTTCTGGGCGTGGGTCTGCATCAGGGCCCACTCCTCTGCATCCAGGCGCCCGGGTTTGAGCAGCACCGCGTCGGGAATGGTGAGTTTGCCCAGGTCGTGCAGGCTGGCGCCGTGGCGCAGGGCGTCCAACAGCTCTGCGTCCAGCCCCAGCGCCGCGCCTATCGCCAGACTGCGCTGTGTGACGCGTAAGGTGTGCCCTGACGTTTCCAGATCGCGGGCTTCCAGCGCAATGCCCAGGCCCAGCAGGCTCCCTTCCAGCGTGGCCCGGAGGCTAACATTCATCGCTTCGAGTTCCTGCTGTGCCCGTTTGAGCTCGGTGATGTCGGCAATCACCGCCACCACCGAGTCAGGAGTACCCGACTGACTGGGCAGCAGAGCGACGCGGGAACGCGACCAGACGATTTCTCCGTCGGCGCGCAGGTAACGTTTGTCCAGCACCGCCAGAGGTGTGGCGCCCGTGATGACCTGCTGCAGCGCGCCGACGGTGCGCGCAATGTCGTCGGGATGGGTGACGGTGGTGACCTGCTCACCCACCAGGGAGGCCGCCGAAAGGCCGAAAAAAGCCGCCCCGTTGGCATTGATGCGCCGGATCACGCCCTGGAAATCAATCTCCAGCAGCCCCACACCGGCGTGCTCGAACAGCAGCTGGTAATCCGAAACAGTGGTGGGGCCGGGGCGCTGCGCAGACATGGCTTGTGCCTAGGGTAGGGTCGGCCTTCTCTCGGGCTTCTGACAGCCAGCGGCCTTTGCCTGGGCGAAAGGCAGGCCGTTGTGGCCCCGGGCGCGCTAGGCCGTCCAGCCCAGGCGCGCCCCGATGCGCCCGGCCGCTGCCAGCGTGGCGTTCAGAAAGGCGGGCAACTGCTCCGGGCTCAGGCGCGCGGTGGGCGCCGAAACACTCAGGGCTGCCCAGACCTCGCCGCCCGCGCCGTACACCGGCACCGCCACGCAGCGCACGCCCAGTTCGCGCTCCTGTTCGTCCAGGGCGTAGCCGTCGCGGCGCACCTTGTCCAGTTCGTCCAGCACGGCGGCCGGGTCGGTCAGCGTGTGGGGCGTGTAGGCGCTCAGGGGGCCAGTGCCCAGGGCGTCGCGCACCTCGTCGTCGGGGCGCGAGGCCAGCAGCACCTTGCCCACCCCGGACGCGTGCAGCGGCGCCCCGGAGCCGGGCTGCGTGAACATGCGCACCAGCTGCGGCCCCTGCACCTGATGCACGTAAGCGGCTTCCAGGCGCCCTCCGCCCAGCGGGCGCAGCACCGCGAGGTTGGCGCTCTCGTTCAGCTCTGCAACCAGCGCGCGCATCTCGGCCTCGGCGGCGCCCACCAGTGAGCGCGCGGCAGTAAAGGCCGAGCCCACCTGAAAGGCGCGCAGCCCCACCCGGTACAGTCCCGAGGCCTCATCCCAGTCGGCGTAGCCCTGCTGGCGCAGGGTGTCGAGCAGCCGCGAGGCGGTGCTGGCAGAAAGTCCGGCGGCGCGGGCCACCGCCGAGAGGGGGGCCTCGCCCAGTTGGGCCAGGGCCCACAGCACGCCCAGGCCGCGCTCCAGGGTGCGCACGCTGCTGGGCGCCTCGGCGCCCCGGGCTCGCCCGCCCCGGGGGCGCGCCGGGCCGCTCAGGGCAGCACCTCGTAGCCCGGCAGGGTCAGGAACTCCACCAGCGGCGTGCGGGTGGCGGCCTCGCGGAACAGGCGCGCGGCGTCCTCAAAGGCGGCGCCCAGCTGGGCGGCCTCGTCGTCGTACAGGGCGTCCCATAACTCCTCGGTCAGCACGCGGCCGTCGTCCAGGGTCACGCGGTGCTGGCGCCACTGCCACAGCTGCGCCCGCGAAATCTCGGCGGTGGCGGCGTCTTCCATCAGGTTGTGAATGGGCACCGCGCCCGCCCCGCGCAGCCACGCGGCGAGGTACTGCACACCCACGTTCACGTTCAGGCGCACGCCCGCTTCGGTCACGGTGCCGTCCGGGGGGGTCAGCAGGTCGGCGGCTGTGACCACCAGTGCCCGCTGCTTGTCACTGCTGATCTGGTTGGGGCCGGTCATCAGGCGGTCAAAGACCTCGGTGGCCAGTTCCACCATGCCGGGGTGCGCCACCCAGGTGCCGTCGTGGCCGTTGACCGCTTCGCGCTCCTTGTCGGTGCGCACCTGCTCGAAGGCCGCGCGGTTTTTCTCCTCGTCGTTCTTGACCGGAATAAACGCGCTCATGCCGCCAATCGCCGGGGCGCCGCGCTTGTGGCAGGTCTGGATGGCCAGTTTGGAGTAGGCGGTCATCATGGGCACCGCCATCGTGACCTTGGCGCGGTCCGGCAGGATCCGGTCCGGGTGGGCACGCAGCTTCTTGATGTAGCTGAAGATGTAGTCCCAGCGCCCGCAGTTCAGCCCGGCCGAGTGCTCGCGCAGTTCGTACAGAATCTCATCCATCTCGAAAGCGGCCAGAATCGTCTCGATCAGCACGGTGGCCCGGATGGTGCCGCGCGGCAGGCCCAGAGCCTCCTGGGCGTACAGGAACACGTCGTTCCACAGGCGGGCTTCCCTGTGGCTTTCCAACTTGGGCAGGTAGAAGTACGGCCCACTGCCGCGCGAAAGCAGTTCATTGGCGTTGTGCCAGAAGTACAGCCCGAAGTCGAAGAAGGCGCCGTACAGCGTCTCACCGTCCACCTGCACATGCTTTTCCGGCAGGTGCCAGCCGCGCGGGCGCACCAGCAGCACCGCCGTGCGGTCGTTCAGGCGGTAGCTCTTGCCATTCTGCTCCAGGCTGATGGTCCGGCGCACCGCGTCGCGCAGGTTCACCTGCCCGCTGACCACGTTCTCCCAGGTGGGGCTGCTGGCGTCTTCAAAGTCGGCCATGAACACCCGCGCGCCGCTGTTCAGGGCGTTGATGATCATCTTGCGGTCCACCGGCCCGGTGATTTCCACCCGGCGGTCCTGCAGGTCGGCTGGCAACGGGGCCACCTGCCAGTCCCCGGCGCGGATGTGCGCGGTGTCGGGCAGAAAGTCGGGCAGTTCGCCCGCGTCCAGCCGGGCCTGCCGGGCTTCGCGCTCGGCCAGCAGCGCGCGGCGCTGGCCCTCAAAGCGGCGGTGCAGTTCGGCCACGAAAGCCAGGGCCTCGGGCGTCAGGATCTCGCGCTGAGCGTCCGTGAGGGGGGCGGAGATGGTCAGGCCGGCGGGCAGGGTCTGGGTCATGGGGGCTCCTGGGACGACTGGGGATTTTCAAAGGATGAACTTCGCTTTTCAGCCTACGAAAAAGAGGCGCCGTGTGACGAGGGTCAGGGCGTTCCTGCCGGGGGGACAGGGCCCTGACTCTTCTGGAGAAGGGCGGAGGGGCCTTTCTCAGAAGCCCTCCCCCAGATCAGAGCGTATTCATCCCCGGCCGAGCCTGCACCGAAACGCCTTCCAGCACGAATTCGCGCGTGGTGCCGCTGGCCCGGAAGCCCAGGTGGCCCCCGGGCGCAAAGGTCAGGCTCTGCACCCCGTGAAGGTCGAACAGAGTGCCCACTGCCCGCACGAAGGGTTCAATGGCCTCGCTGGTTCTGGGGCCGTCCGTGAAGTGGGCCTGCGCGGCGAGGACCCCGTAAGCCTGCGCCGCCGCGCGGTGCTCGGCGGGCGACAGAAAGTCGAAGGTCAGGTCACTCGTGACAAACGGCCCGGGGGCGGTCAGGCCCAGGTGGCCGCCCGCAGGACCGGCCTGGAGGCTGCTCAGGCCGTGCTCAACCATCAGCTGCAGCAGGGCGTGCACCAGGCGCGTGGCCTGCGCGGCGGTCAGTGGGGGGTGGTTGGTCATGCGGGCAGCTTACGGGAAGGCGGTGACGGGCTCGGGTTGGCGGTGGGCAGGGCTGGCTGACCCTCTGTTCACAACGGGCGGGTGGCCCCCGGCGCCGAAGGGCGCGTCAGCTCCATGATCTCGCCGTCTTCCGGGACCAGCAGGCGGGAGCCCAGGCCGGCCTGCTGCGCGGCGGCGCGCAATGCGTGGCGCGTGACCGTCATGTGGTCATAGGCCTCCAGATGCACGGCCACCACCGTGGCCTGGGGCGCGGCGGCGGCCAGCGCCAGGGTCTGCGCCGTGTCCATGATGATCAGCGTGTCCTGCAACTGGGCGCCGCCAGAGTGCGTCACGATCACATCGGGCGCAGCGGTGTCGATCTGGGCGCGCACCTCGTCGGTCCAGATGGTGTCGCCCGCGAGGTACAGCGTGGGTTCGCCCGGCGCGCGCAGCACGAAGCCGCTGACCTCGCCCATCGCCTGCCCCACCCGGCCGGTGCCGTGGGTGCCGCCTGTGCGCGTGAAGTGAATCCCGTTCCACTGCGTGTCGTGGTGCAGCGCCTGGACCGCCGTGAAGCCAGCGGCCTGCAGGCGCGCGGCGTCCCCTGGCTGGGCCAGCAGAGGCAGCTGCAGGGGCAGTCGCGGCGGCGTCAGGTCCATGTGGTCGGGGTGCAGGTGCGACACCAGCGCCAGTTCTGCGCCGCGCACCACCTCGTCGGCGGGCAGCGGCAGGGGCACGGTGGGGTTCAGGCTGCGGCCCGCGAGGCTGGGCTGGGTATGCGGCTCTGCCAGAAAGGGGTCCACCAGCAGGGTGTGGCCGGCGTAGGTCAGGCGCAGGGTGGCGTTGCGGATCAGGTGCAGCTGCATCAAGGCTCCAGGGAACAGGTCACCCACACCGGGCAGGCCCGGGTGAGTCGAGTGGCAAGGGGGGTTCAGGGCCGCTGGGCGGGGGGTGGCGCCAGCTCGTCAAAAGCGCGCGCCTGCTGCGCCAGCTTGTCGCGCAGGCGCTGCAGGGCCAGCAACTGCGCGTCCAGGGCGGCCAGTTTGCGGGCGTAAAAGGCCGACATCTCTGGCGGCGGTGGCTGGTCGGTGGGATGACCGCCCCCGAAACACGGCGCCCAGCGGCGGATCTCGTCGAGGGTAAAGCCCACGCTTAAAAAGAGCTGAATGAGCCGCACCCGTTCAATGTCCTGCGGCGTGAACAGCCGGTAGTGGTTGTCTGCCCGCGCCGCCGTGAGGAGCCCCAACTGGTCGTAGTGCCGCACTGCGCGGACACTCACGCCCGCCGCGCGGGCCAGCTGACCAATCTGAAGCGTCTCCACGGGCCCAGCCTAAACCCTGACATTGGCGGCAGGGTCAAGGGGGCGGGGGAGCGGCTCAAGCACAGATTGAGCAACAACAGGATTCAGGACCCCTGCTCTGGTCAGGCAAGGAACAGGCAGGCTGCTCTTTTCCTGGCGTTCTGCTCTCGGTCTTCCTCAGCGTAAGCCAGCAACTTTGGGGTCTGGGCGCCCACTGGCAGCGGTCTTCCGTTCCACCCAGGGGAGGAACGCACCCCCCTCAACGCCACGCCAACCCCTGTCTGTGGCGGTCACTCGCGCCGCTCGAACCACATAACCTGAAGGGTTCACCCTCAAGTCATGTGATGACCGCTCTGGGTGCTGGATCACCGAGCCAGTTTCAGCAGCCTCACGAGGTCGGCAGGCGTTTCCCCCCGGGCCTGACACTGCGCCACGTAGGTCTCCAGAATCACGTCTCCGGTGGCCTCCAGGGCACTTCTCGCACTGGCGTACAGACTCATTACCTCAACACAGTTCTTTTCTTCCTCAACCATCTTCTGTAGGCCCCGAATCTGCCCTTCCAGGCGGCGCAGCCGGTTGAGAATTTTCGTTTTTTCAGCTTCATGGTCACTCACAGGGACAGGCGCAGTCATAGTTTGAGTATACCCCCTCCCCCTATTTGACAGGATAGGGGGAGGGGGTATACCTTCCTGGCATGTACTTCAAACGCTTCTACGACACGGACCTGGCCCAGGCGTCTTACCTGCTCGGCTGCCAGAAGACCGGCGAATGTCTGGTCGTGGACCCCGTGCGCGACATTGCGCAGTACCTTGACGAGGCCAACCGCCAGAAGCTGCGCGTGACACACGTCACCGAGACGCACATCCACGCCGACTACCTCTCCGGCAGCCGCGAGCTGGCGCAGGCCACGGGCGCGCAGCTGCTGCTCTCTGGCGAGGGCAGCGACGGCTGGCAGTACACGTACGAGGGGTCCAATCCGGTCAAGCTCCGTGACGGCGACCGCTTCATGGTGGGGAACGTCCGCATTCAGGCTGTTCACACGCCCGGCCACACCCCGGAACACCTGAGCTTTCTGGTGACCGATACTCCCCGGGGCGACATACCGAGCATGATCCTGACCGGCGACTTCGTCTTTGTTGGCGACCTGGGGCGCCCGGACCTGCTTGACGAGGCAGCCGGCGCCCAGGACACCCGCTTCATCGGCGCGCGGCAGATGTTCGCCTCGCTGCGCGACAAGTTTCTGACGCTGCCCGACTACGTGCAGGTCTGGCCGGGTCACGGCTCTGGCAGTGCCTGCGGCAAGGCGCTCGGCGCGGTGCCGACCACCACGGTGGGGTACGAGCGGGCGCTGAGCTGGTGGGGCCAGTTGGTGGCGCAGGGCAATGAGGACGCCTTCACCCAGCAGCTGCTCTCTGGGCAGCCTGACGCTCCGCTGTACTACGGGCGCATGAAGACCGAAAACCGCGATGGTCCGGCCCTGCTGGGTAAGGTGCAGCCATTGGCCGAACTGAGCACCGAGGCCGTGAAGGCGAAGTTGGCCGCTGGTGCCCGCTTGATCGACACCCGCACGAAAGAATCGCACCAGGCCGCCGCGCCTGTGGGGAGCGTCAACATTCCCGACGGCGGCACGCTGGAGACGTGGGCGGGCTGGCTGCTGACCCCGGACCGCGAGTTCATCCTGCTGGCACCCAGGGACCGCGCCGAAGATCTTCGCCGGAAGCTGTGGATGGTGGGTCTGGACCACGTGATCGGCTTTCTTGCCAGCGCCGAGGGCCTGGAGACCGTCTCTGCTCAGCCTATCCCCGCGACCGAGCTGGACTCGCATCCCAAGGCCCTGATTCTGGACGTGCGGGCGAAGACGGAGTACGAGGAAGGCCATATCCCCGGTGCGCGGCAACTGCACGCTGGACGCCTTCCCTGGCGCCTGGACACCCTCCCGCGAGACCGCGAAATCATCGTGCACTGCCAGGGCGGGGCCCGCAGCGCGACCGCCGCCAGTCTGCTGCGCGCTGAGGGCTTCAACGTGCTGGAACTTGCCGGAGGCTACGACGCCTGGGCGAAGACACAAAACACCTGACCCTCACCTGGCGGAGGCGGCCTGAAGGGCGCCGCCTCCGCTGCTGTTGAAAGGAGCTGAGCATGACCTACCAAGACATTTTCACGACTGAACTCGACGGCAAGAAGCGTCACGGCGCTCGGCTGATCGACGTGCGCGAGCGCGAAGAGTATGTCGCCGGGTATATCCCCGATGCCGTCAATCTTCCCCTGAGCGAACTTGTCGGCCGTGAGGCCGAAATCGGGCCGAAGACTGTGCTGGTCTGCGCCAGCGGCAACCGGTCCTCGCAGGCCGCAGCTTATCTGGCTTCCCAGGGCAAGACGGATCTGATGAATCTTTCGGGCGGCATGGCGGCCTGGAGACGTGAGGGCCGCGCCGTCCACCAGGGC encodes the following:
- a CDS encoding MBL fold metallo-hydrolase, whose translation is MQLHLIRNATLRLTYAGHTLLVDPFLAEPHTQPSLAGRSLNPTVPLPLPADEVVRGAELALVSHLHPDHMDLTPPRLPLQLPLLAQPGDAARLQAAGFTAVQALHHDTQWNGIHFTRTGGTHGTGRVGQAMGEVSGFVLRAPGEPTLYLAGDTIWTDEVRAQIDTAAPDVIVTHSGGAQLQDTLIIMDTAQTLALAAAAPQATVVAVHLEAYDHMTVTRHALRAAAQQAGLGSRLLVPEDGEIMELTRPSAPGATRPL
- the aceB gene encoding malate synthase A, translating into MTQTLPAGLTISAPLTDAQREILTPEALAFVAELHRRFEGQRRALLAEREARQARLDAGELPDFLPDTAHIRAGDWQVAPLPADLQDRRVEITGPVDRKMIINALNSGARVFMADFEDASSPTWENVVSGQVNLRDAVRRTISLEQNGKSYRLNDRTAVLLVRPRGWHLPEKHVQVDGETLYGAFFDFGLYFWHNANELLSRGSGPYFYLPKLESHREARLWNDVFLYAQEALGLPRGTIRATVLIETILAAFEMDEILYELREHSAGLNCGRWDYIFSYIKKLRAHPDRILPDRAKVTMAVPMMTAYSKLAIQTCHKRGAPAIGGMSAFIPVKNDEEKNRAAFEQVRTDKEREAVNGHDGTWVAHPGMVELATEVFDRLMTGPNQISSDKQRALVVTAADLLTPPDGTVTEAGVRLNVNVGVQYLAAWLRGAGAVPIHNLMEDAATAEISRAQLWQWRQHRVTLDDGRVLTEELWDALYDDEAAQLGAAFEDAARLFREAATRTPLVEFLTLPGYEVLP
- a CDS encoding MerR family transcriptional regulator, with amino-acid sequence METLQIGQLARAAGVSVRAVRHYDQLGLLTAARADNHYRLFTPQDIERVRLIQLFLSVGFTLDEIRRWAPCFGGGHPTDQPPPPEMSAFYARKLAALDAQLLALQRLRDKLAQQARAFDELAPPPAQRP
- a CDS encoding rhodanese-like domain-containing protein, with the translated sequence MTYQDIFTTELDGKKRHGARLIDVREREEYVAGYIPDAVNLPLSELVGREAEIGPKTVLVCASGNRSSQAAAYLASQGKTDLMNLSGGMAAWRREGRAVHQGEQP
- a CDS encoding MBL fold metallo-hydrolase; translated protein: MYFKRFYDTDLAQASYLLGCQKTGECLVVDPVRDIAQYLDEANRQKLRVTHVTETHIHADYLSGSRELAQATGAQLLLSGEGSDGWQYTYEGSNPVKLRDGDRFMVGNVRIQAVHTPGHTPEHLSFLVTDTPRGDIPSMILTGDFVFVGDLGRPDLLDEAAGAQDTRFIGARQMFASLRDKFLTLPDYVQVWPGHGSGSACGKALGAVPTTTVGYERALSWWGQLVAQGNEDAFTQQLLSGQPDAPLYYGRMKTENRDGPALLGKVQPLAELSTEAVKAKLAAGARLIDTRTKESHQAAAPVGSVNIPDGGTLETWAGWLLTPDREFILLAPRDRAEDLRRKLWMVGLDHVIGFLASAEGLETVSAQPIPATELDSHPKALILDVRAKTEYEEGHIPGARQLHAGRLPWRLDTLPRDREIIVHCQGGARSATAASLLRAEGFNVLELAGGYDAWAKTQNT
- a CDS encoding metal-sensitive transcriptional regulator — translated: MTAPVPVSDHEAEKTKILNRLRRLEGQIRGLQKMVEEEKNCVEVMSLYASARSALEATGDVILETYVAQCQARGETPADLVRLLKLAR